In a genomic window of Bemisia tabaci chromosome 1, PGI_BMITA_v3:
- the LOC109044380 gene encoding uncharacterized protein isoform X2: MMFLWSHFMKQLGFTLSTYNFSEAGHGKSVADGVGGTIKGRADSCVRQGNDINSIDTFLEAVNKTKVYVARIEESDICVVDDILKSKQLDPIPGTMKLHQVVTLSTNFNKLHLRYLSCIECRDQFDCKHFQHLGGILESDRCPGNS; the protein is encoded by the exons ATGATGTTTTTGTGGTCACATTTCATGAAGCAACTTGGATTCACCTTATCGACTTACAACTTTAGTGAAGCCGGACATGGAAAAAGTGTCGCCGACGGAGTGGGCGGGACTATCAAAGGGAGAGCTGATAGCTGCGTTCGTCAGGGAAATGACATCAACTCGATCGACACGTTTTTGGAAGCAGTTAATAAAACGAAAGTTTACGTTGCCAGAATTGAAGAATCTGACATTTGTGTAGTTGACGACATTTTAAAAAGCAAGCAATTAGATCCGATTCCTGGCACTATGAAATTGCATCAAGTGGTGACGCTCTCTACTAACTTTAACAAGTTACATTTGCGATACTTGTCATGCATCGAATGCAGAGACCAATTTGATTGCAAGCACTTCCAACATTTAGGTG GGATACTGGAGAGCGATCGGTGCCCTGGAAACAGCTGA
- the LOC109044380 gene encoding uncharacterized protein isoform X3, whose product MHRLQKILMGYWRAIGALETAEAVSKLTPSAPMFQIAVLLSEHIPSSEILNFFGTASTSTSMSSQARPPPPPPNNKEERKEVNVNTPQRQQPVQQQQQYYWYPPYWYPPQYQPPPTNQQYQGAQSQHPQQPSAGQNTKKRRS is encoded by the exons ATGCATCGGCTCCAGAAGATACTAATG GGATACTGGAGAGCGATCGGTGCCCTGGAAACAGCTGAAGCTGTGAGCAAATTGACCCCATCAGCTCCTATGTTCCAAATAGCAGTCCTCCTGT cGGAACATATTCCTAGCagcgaaattttaaatttttttggcacAGCAAGCACAAGCACGAGCATGAGCTCACAGGCAAGACCGCCCCCTCCGCCTCCTAATAATAAAGAAGAACGTAAGGAAGTTAATGTTAATACACCACAGCGACAACAACCTGTGCAACAACAGCAACAGTATTATTGGTACCCGCCCTATTGGTACCCCCCTCAATATCAGCCACCACCAACCAACCAGCAATACCAAGGGGCCCAATCCCAG cACCCTCAACAACCAAGTGCTGGCCAGAACACCAAGAAACGGCGGAGTTAG
- the LOC109044380 gene encoding uncharacterized protein isoform X1 has translation MHRLQKILMGYWRAIGALETAEAVSKLTPSAPMFQIAVLLSEHIPSSEILNFFGTASTSTSMSSQARPPPPPPNNKEERKEVNVNTPQRQQPVQQQQQYYWYPPYWYPPQYQPPPTNQQYQGAQSQVMRITSDNFSYHSCMCPRSLIYQRSSR, from the exons ATGCATCGGCTCCAGAAGATACTAATG GGATACTGGAGAGCGATCGGTGCCCTGGAAACAGCTGAAGCTGTGAGCAAATTGACCCCATCAGCTCCTATGTTCCAAATAGCAGTCCTCCTGT cGGAACATATTCCTAGCagcgaaattttaaatttttttggcacAGCAAGCACAAGCACGAGCATGAGCTCACAGGCAAGACCGCCCCCTCCGCCTCCTAATAATAAAGAAGAACGTAAGGAAGTTAATGTTAATACACCACAGCGACAACAACCTGTGCAACAACAGCAACAGTATTATTGGTACCCGCCCTATTGGTACCCCCCTCAATATCAGCCACCACCAACCAACCAGCAATACCAAGGGGCCCAATCCCAGGTAATGCGGATTActtcagacaatttttcttaTCATTCATGCATGTGTCCAAGATCCTTGATTTATCAGAGAAGTTCTcgttga
- the LOC109044380 gene encoding uncharacterized protein isoform X4 yields the protein MFQIAVLLSEHIPSSEILNFFGTASTSTSMSSQARPPPPPPNNKEERKEVNVNTPQRQQPVQQQQQYYWYPPYWYPPQYQPPPTNQQYQGAQSQVMRITSDNFSYHSCMCPRSLIYQRSSR from the exons ATGTTCCAAATAGCAGTCCTCCTGT cGGAACATATTCCTAGCagcgaaattttaaatttttttggcacAGCAAGCACAAGCACGAGCATGAGCTCACAGGCAAGACCGCCCCCTCCGCCTCCTAATAATAAAGAAGAACGTAAGGAAGTTAATGTTAATACACCACAGCGACAACAACCTGTGCAACAACAGCAACAGTATTATTGGTACCCGCCCTATTGGTACCCCCCTCAATATCAGCCACCACCAACCAACCAGCAATACCAAGGGGCCCAATCCCAGGTAATGCGGATTActtcagacaatttttcttaTCATTCATGCATGTGTCCAAGATCCTTGATTTATCAGAGAAGTTCTcgttga
- the LOC109038669 gene encoding RNA 3'-terminal phosphate cyclase isoform X2, producing MELDTTGCALIDGSLLEGGGQILRTAVALSALKDAPVRIIKIRAGRKDPGLKSQHLKGIELVRQMCDGSLEGGSMGSTEITFRPGRIKAGSFYADAVTAGSVSLMMQVLLPLALFAPGPTNFELKGGTNADLAPPVDHTVLAYRHMLEKFGGDFKAQIKTRGYFPKGRGEVLVSVSPVRSLKGVTLTDFGEVKRVFGFSFVSGKFPSHLADSMTRYVERVLKNDPVLRKNCAEIKSTSSDKAFGDGFGIVLGCETTTGCLLVTSSCNKRGYRAEDAAKEAVEELVSSVNIQSCVDQHTQDQVIILMALAVGESKLRTGPITMHTKTVMHFTEKLLGVKFVVYAIDDEVNIIECTGSGFQNPNF from the exons GGTGGCCAAATCCTGCGAACAGCTGTTGCCTTGTCTGCTCTTAAGGATGCGCCGGTACGAATAATCAAAATTAGAGCAGGAAGGAAAGATCCTGGTCTCAAATCGCAACATCTCAAAG GTATTGAGCTTGTTCGTCAAATGTGTGATGGAAGTCTAGAAGGCGGATCCATGGGCTCGACAGAGATAACATTTCGACCTGGCCGAATTAAAGCTGGATCTTTTTATGCTGATGCTGTCACTGCTGG GAGTGTCAGTTTGATGATGCAAGTCCTTTTACCATTGGCTCTCTTTGCCCCAGGTCCCACAAATTTTGAACTTAAAGGTGGGACTAATGCTGATCTCGCTCCACCAGTTGACCATACAGTATtg GCCTATCGGCACATGCTGGAAAAATTTGGAGGTGATTTCAAGGCTCAAATTAAAACCAG AGGTTACTTCCCGAAAGGACGAGGAGAAGTTCTTGTGAGTGTCAGTCCAGTAAGATCTCTCAAAGGAGTCACTTTGACAGATTTTGGTGAAGTCAAGCGAGTGTTTGGCTTCTCTTTTGTTTCCGGTAAATTTCCCTCTCAC TTGGCTGACTCTATGACAAGATATGTGgaaagagttttgaaaaatgatcCTGTTCTCAGAAAGAACTGTGCAGAGATCAAATCTACCTCCTCTGACAAGGCCTTTGGGGATGGATTTGGTATTGT ACTTGGCTGTGAAACCACCACAGGTTGTCTTCTTGTAACTTCATCGTGCAACAAAAGAGGATATCGTGCGGAAGATGCAGCCAAGGAAGCAGTAGAAGAATTGGTTAGCTCAGTGAACATACAATCATGTGTTGATCAACATACGCAGGACCAG gTCATTATCCTAATGGCACTTGCTGTTGGTGAATCAAAGCTCAGAACTGGTCCTATCACTATGCACACGAAAACTGTAATGCATTTCACGGAAAAACTATTAGGG GTGAAGTTTGTTGTCTACGCCATTGATGATGAAGTCAATATTATTGAGTGTACAGGATCAGGATTccaaaatcccaatttttaa